The window CCGGAGCCGGCCAGCCAGTCCGTGGCGGGGCGCGCGCCGACCCCGACCACGACGGCGCCCGCGGGGAGTCGAGAGCCGTCGTCGAGGACGACCGCTCCGGGTTCGACGCGCTCCACGCGCGCGTGGGTGCGCAGTTCGGTGCCGCTGTCGGCGTACCAGGCGGTCATCGGCTCGGCCACCTCCGCGGGCAGCGCCCCGGCGAGCGGGCGGTCCGCGGCCTCCACGACGGTCACGGCGCAGCCCGCCTCGCGCGCGGCGGTGGCGAACTCGGCGCCGATCCAGCCCGCGCCCACGACCACGATGTCGTGCTGCTCGGTGAGCACCGGCCGCAGCCGTTCGGCGTCGTCCAGGGTGCGCAGCAGGTGGACTCCCTGCACGCCCTCCGTGCCGGGCAGCCGGATCGGCTCGGCGCCGGTGGCCAGGACGAGGACGTCGTACGGCACCGGTCCGGCCGAGCTCTCCAGCACGCGAGCGCCGGGCCGCACGGCCAGTGCCTCGCAGCCGAGCCGCAGTTCGAGGCCTAGCGCCTCGAAGTCGATGTCGAAGGCGGAGCCCTCGGCCTTGCCGAGCAGGACGGCCTTGGACAGCGGGGGCCGGTCGTAGGGCTGGTGGGGTTCGGCGCCGATCAGTGTCACGGTGCCGGTGAAGCCCTGCTCGCGCAGGGCGACCGCGGTCTGCACACCGGCCATGCCGGCACCCGCGACGACCACGCGCCGCGGCCCCGATGTGCCCTGTTCCTGCGTCTGGTCGCTCACCTGATCACCATAATTCAACTGACGCGGCGTCAGTCAGGGGCGTGCGGGGTGACCCGCTCCACAACCGGCCCCCACGACCTGCCCCACAGCCTCTTCCC of the Streptomyces sp. NBC_01788 genome contains:
- a CDS encoding NAD(P)/FAD-dependent oxidoreductase; the protein is MSDQTQEQGTSGPRRVVVAGAGMAGVQTAVALREQGFTGTVTLIGAEPHQPYDRPPLSKAVLLGKAEGSAFDIDFEALGLELRLGCEALAVRPGARVLESSAGPVPYDVLVLATGAEPIRLPGTEGVQGVHLLRTLDDAERLRPVLTEQHDIVVVGAGWIGAEFATAAREAGCAVTVVEAADRPLAGALPAEVAEPMTAWYADSGTELRTHARVERVEPGAVVLDDGSRLPAGAVVVGVGARPATDWLAGSGIELGPHGDVLADDHLRTSVPDVYAVGDCASFPSGRYGERLLIHHWDNALQGPRTVAADIVGLTPVVYDPVPYFWSEQFGRFVQYAGHHTSADAVVWRGDRTGPAWTVCWLREGRLVALLAVGRPRDLAQGRRLIESGTPMDPRLLADPARPLKAATA